One genomic segment of Streptococcus salivarius includes these proteins:
- a CDS encoding GbpC/Spa domain-containing protein: MGKKELQRYSLRKSSLGAASVLLGTAVLAVGGSNASADEVATTTDSATPAVEATDAVEESTSAVADSTEKKVVNVTEEGNTTVTTSEVTNTSLEAAKTAATNEGVEVKEEPAQTKETVEAAAADNKAQAEKINTVVSDYKAAKEQYKSDKADYDKAKANYDAKLAEKALADKTNAEAQAKYDTEKTAYDKASEQYQIAKQAYDSALSEYKTKKVTYDAKVAEKEAADKENALSAAKYQAELATYNQAKADYEAALAQYNSDKAKYNAEKANYDNKVAEKVVTEKRNAEAEAKYQTELAAYNEAKAKYDVEKAAYDKNLELYNAKKTAYEADLETKQAIEKYNADAKAKYEVALVVYNEQKAKYDLEYLEYQNKLAVYQTALKQYQDAKTAYDKYMNDPVYRNLKDAEVVQELTFQRENDATHKVEGVSNYLTKEAQERLNTSNVFQYDSNKLQASDIVSNSPWTNTEDEWIQVKEGDKFVVTYDGLNQSSMLVENEASAIKRVVYRYEIVSLPSNDGKGIAKISKDPTVTMTVGASTDQDKPVKVAVDVEFYDKDGKMFNLSERNAIVALNSLNHWNGAAYVETSERPRPLTVEAKDVNGNTVRGTYNPYADGSTLAIQNGEVVTKSGYADFGGATVNVSDENPLKVVVPISDWNGSEWVVSREIPTDVTTLNASGSGNGHALGNQDYTFGDKDDVIGSYSVSAETGLITFTPKKKYQSTRHQEYVNIGDNQFIAIPKSSVTYDAATKEVTSVNDNQYIDHGAVFNGETTSELTGWDNADSPYLYYGGAGIKMTNGHLVFTAEGANADGAPTVYWFAINSNLGLPKNPGEKPEEPKAPTPPTAPVKPVVKTVGINPQEPTPPTPPKEPVAPTPPTPKVVEVPGKPQEPTPPKEPVAPTPPTPKVVEVPGKPQEPTPPTGPTAPTPPTPKVVEVPAKPVEPKTPEKPSVVWHKNYVVERESHVVPPTPPTTPQTPPTPVTPPTPVTPPTTPTPDTEVPVVPQAELPQTGEHTSNAGLIGLLSMIFAAFVGFFKRRKED, encoded by the coding sequence ATGGGGAAAAAGGAATTACAACGTTATTCACTCAGGAAGTCTAGCCTTGGTGCGGCTTCTGTTCTTTTGGGGACTGCAGTTCTTGCAGTAGGAGGTTCAAATGCAAGCGCTGATGAAGTTGCAACAACTACAGATTCAGCAACACCAGCAGTTGAAGCAACAGATGCTGTTGAAGAAAGCACTTCTGCCGTAGCAGATTCAACTGAAAAGAAAGTTGTTAACGTTACTGAGGAAGGTAACACAACTGTTACAACGAGTGAAGTAACAAATACAAGCTTAGAAGCTGCAAAAACAGCTGCAACTAACGAAGGGGTTGAGGTTAAGGAAGAACCTGCTCAAACCAAAGAAACTGTTGAAGCAGCTGCTGCAGATAATAAAGCACAAGCAGAGAAAATCAATACAGTCGTTTCTGATTATAAAGCGGCTAAAGAACAATACAAGTCAGATAAAGCTGACTATGATAAAGCAAAAGCAAACTATGATGCAAAATTAGCTGAGAAAGCACTTGCTGATAAAACAAATGCTGAAGCTCAGGCTAAATATGATACTGAAAAAACAGCTTATGATAAAGCTTCAGAGCAATACCAAATTGCTAAGCAAGCTTATGACTCAGCTCTTTCAGAGTACAAGACTAAGAAAGTTACTTATGATGCTAAGGTAGCAGAAAAAGAAGCCGCTGATAAAGAAAATGCGCTTTCTGCAGCTAAATACCAAGCAGAATTGGCAACATATAACCAAGCAAAAGCTGATTATGAAGCAGCTCTTGCTCAGTACAATAGCGATAAAGCCAAATACAATGCTGAAAAAGCTAACTATGATAATAAAGTAGCTGAAAAAGTTGTTACGGAAAAACGTAACGCTGAAGCTGAAGCTAAATATCAAACTGAGCTAGCAGCATACAATGAAGCAAAAGCTAAATATGATGTAGAAAAAGCAGCATATGACAAGAATCTTGAACTTTATAACGCTAAGAAAACAGCTTATGAAGCAGATCTTGAAACAAAACAAGCTATTGAAAAATACAATGCAGATGCTAAAGCTAAGTACGAAGTAGCCTTGGTTGTCTACAATGAGCAAAAAGCTAAATATGACCTAGAGTACCTTGAGTATCAAAACAAATTAGCTGTCTACCAAACAGCACTTAAACAATACCAAGATGCTAAAACAGCTTACGATAAATACATGAATGATCCTGTATATCGTAACCTTAAAGATGCTGAAGTTGTTCAAGAATTGACTTTCCAACGTGAAAACGATGCGACACACAAAGTTGAAGGTGTAAGCAACTACTTGACAAAAGAAGCACAAGAGCGTCTTAACACAAGTAATGTTTTCCAATATGACTCTAACAAGTTACAAGCATCTGACATTGTTTCAAATAGCCCTTGGACAAACACTGAAGACGAGTGGATTCAAGTTAAAGAAGGTGACAAATTTGTTGTTACTTATGATGGTTTGAACCAATCAAGCATGCTTGTTGAGAATGAAGCATCAGCAATCAAACGTGTTGTATACCGTTACGAAATCGTTAGCCTTCCATCAAACGACGGAAAAGGTATCGCGAAAATCAGTAAGGATCCAACAGTAACTATGACAGTTGGAGCGTCAACTGATCAAGATAAACCGGTTAAAGTAGCTGTAGATGTTGAGTTTTACGATAAAGATGGTAAAATGTTCAACCTTAGTGAGCGTAATGCTATCGTAGCACTTAACTCACTTAACCACTGGAACGGTGCAGCTTATGTTGAAACATCTGAGCGCCCACGTCCACTTACAGTAGAAGCGAAAGACGTTAATGGTAATACTGTTCGCGGTACTTACAATCCTTACGCAGATGGTTCTACTTTGGCAATCCAAAACGGTGAAGTTGTTACAAAATCTGGTTACGCAGATTTTGGTGGAGCTACTGTTAACGTTTCAGATGAGAACCCACTTAAGGTAGTGGTTCCTATCTCTGACTGGAATGGTTCAGAATGGGTTGTCTCACGTGAAATTCCAACTGATGTAACAACTCTTAATGCTTCAGGTAGTGGTAATGGCCACGCTCTTGGTAACCAAGATTATACGTTTGGTGATAAAGATGATGTTATTGGTTCATACAGTGTTTCTGCTGAAACTGGTTTGATTACATTCACACCTAAGAAAAAATACCAATCAACACGCCACCAAGAATATGTAAATATTGGTGATAACCAATTCATCGCTATTCCAAAATCATCAGTTACTTATGATGCTGCTACTAAAGAAGTAACATCAGTCAATGATAACCAATACATTGACCACGGTGCAGTCTTTAATGGTGAGACAACATCAGAATTGACAGGTTGGGATAACGCTGATTCACCTTACCTCTACTATGGAGGTGCAGGTATCAAGATGACTAATGGTCACTTGGTATTTACTGCTGAAGGTGCAAATGCTGATGGTGCACCAACAGTTTATTGGTTCGCAATCAACTCTAACCTTGGTTTGCCTAAGAATCCAGGTGAAAAACCTGAAGAACCTAAGGCACCAACACCACCAACAGCACCGGTTAAACCAGTGGTTAAAACAGTTGGTATCAATCCACAAGAACCAACACCACCAACACCTCCAAAAGAGCCAGTGGCACCAACGCCACCAACACCAAAAGTGGTTGAAGTTCCTGGTAAACCACAAGAACCAACACCTCCAAAAGAGCCAGTGGCACCAACGCCACCAACACCAAAAGTGGTTGAAGTTCCTGGTAAACCACAAGAACCAACACCACCAACAGGTCCAACGGCACCAACGCCACCAACACCAAAAGTAGTTGAAGTTCCTGCTAAACCAGTAGAACCTAAAACTCCTGAAAAACCAAGTGTTGTATGGCACAAGAACTATGTCGTTGAGAGAGAGTCTCACGTGGTACCACCAACTCCACCGACTACTCCACAAACACCACCAACACCTGTTACTCCTCCAACTCCAGTGACACCACCAACTACACCAACTCCAGATACTGAAGTTCCTGTAGTGCCTCAAGCTGAGTTGCCACAAACTGGTGAGCACACTAGCAATGCTGGATTGATTGGACTTCTTTCAATGATTTTTGCAGCCTTTGTAGGATTCTTCAAACGTCGTAAAGAAGATTAA